CATATTTTCAGTCTGTGGTTTGTAAATCAAGAAGTTCCAACAATTGTGAAGgccaaaggtgtgtgtgtgactggtgggaaaatGAGAGCTCTTGACGGTGGCCGTGTTTGAATGTGTTTGGGAGTCCCAGGCAACTGCTTGTGTTTGCCTGATGTTGAGTCCGCCCCTATGCTAGCCTTGTTCCTGGCTAGCATACACACAAAAACAGATGTCAAAGTTTTATGACCAGTGAAGAAAATCAGTAACTTATGGACAATTAGTGGTTTTCCGGCAAAGAGGTTTGGCTCGATGgtggccatgtttttcaaccatgCTTGCTCAAAATTTGCACAAATGTGCCTGCAAGTACCTTAAAGGTGCGTGCAAAATTTTGTGGTGATTCGGCTTAACGCCGGAAAGTTACGGGCGGGTGGGGATCTACAGGAAGTGGTTcccatgttaaagttaaaaagttaaagtaccactgatagtcacacacacactaggtgtggtgaaattactctctgcatttgacccatccccttgttccaccccctgggaggtgaggggagcggtgagcagcagcgggggttgcgcctgggaatcatttttggtgatttaacccccaattccaacccttgatgctgagtgccaagcagggaggtaatgggtcccatttttatagtctttggtatgactcggccggggtttgaactcacgacctaccgatctcagggcggacactctaacccaggggtgcccaaactacggcccgcggtccggattttggatgctggggggccgtatccggGGGAAGtccaaagttaaaaaaacaacaacaacattttttttaatttaatttttaatttttttgtattattatttttgtaatttatccttactagtccattttctaccgtctcctagccactcaggcaaatcatattgtctaaaaatgcattttaccatcgacaacgtgacatgcagcaagtgcgctctttaagtcaattagtgcgcgaggaatatatatatatatatatatatatatatatatatatatatatatatatatatatatatatatatatatatatatatatatatatatatacacacacacacacacacacacacccacacacatacatatagacacatatacatatatacacatatatatatatatatatatatacatagacatatacatatacacacacacatttacatataatatatacagtatatatatatatatatatatatatatacacacacacacacacacacacacactgtatatatatatatatatatatatatatatatatatatatatatatatatatatatatatatacacacacacgtatatatatatatatatatatatatatatatacacatagacacacatatacatatatacacatatatatacatatatacacatcacgctctgacttatttggaggttttttttgctgttttcttgtgtgtagtattttagttcttgtcttgcgctcctattttggtggctttttctcttttgttggtattttcctgtagcagtttcatgtcttcctttgagcgatatttcccgcatctactttgttttagcaatgaagaatatttcagttgtttttatccttcttctttGGGACATTggtgattgtcatgttcggatgtacattgtggacgccgtcttttctccacagtaagtttttgctgtcgtccaggattctgtttttgtttactttgtagcccgctcagtttttacttttgttctgcatagccttccctaagcttcaatgccttttcttaggggcactcaccttttgtttattgtttggtttaagcataagacacctttttacctgcatttaacaaagcaattagctactggctgccacctactggtatggaagagtattacacggttactctgccgagctctagacactcaacaacaacacatcatttgcagactataattactggtttgcaaaaaatgtttttaacccaaatatgtgaaattagataatctccaacggcacaccagactgtatctcacggcacaatagtgtgccgcggcacagaggttgaaaaacactggtctagagaatGTAGCGGCTATCAACAGTCATTGGTCGGTCAAAAAAATGTAGCAGTCATTGCCAGTCATCGGTCAGTCTAATAATGTAGTTTATGTTTAAGTGCATTGTTTTGTGACAGAACAAGAGAAATATAagtctagcccaggggtcggcaacccgcggctctagagccgcatgcggctctttagcgccgccctagtggctccctggagctttttcaaagatgtatgaaaaatggaaaaagatgaggggaaaaaaatatattttttgttttaatatgatttctgtaggaggacaaacatgacacaaacctccctaattgttataaagcacactgtttatattaaacatgcttcactgattcgagtatttggcgagcgctgttttttcctactaattttggcggtccttgaactcaccctagtttgtttacatgtataactttctccgactttctaggacgtgttttatgccacttctttttctgtctcattttgtccaccaaacttttaacgttgtgcgtgaatgcacaaaggtgagttttgttgatgttattgacttgtggggagtgctaatcagacatatttggtcactgcatgactgcaagctaatcgatgctaacatgctatttaggctagctatatgtacatattgcatcataatgcctcgtttgtagctatatttgagctcatttagtttcctttaagtcctcttaattcaatttatatctcatgacacactatctgtatgtaatatggcttttaatttttttgcggctccagacggatttgtttttgtatttttggtccaatatggctctttcaacattttgggttgccgacccctgcgctagcccatacttgccaaccttgagacctctgatttcgggaggtgggggcgtggtcggggggcgtggttatttacagctagaattcaccaagccaagtatttcatatatatatatatatgtatatatatatatatagcgcggcccCCAGAACAAATTGTTTTACCCTTCCaaccggagtcaaaaagtttggggacccctgctctaaccactaggccactgtcaaATGTTAGGGTTTAATATATTTGTCAGAAAAAGAAAGTAAGATGTCGCCTTAGAAGTTAGTTAGTTGACGCAAACAATGGGGTGTGACATGACGGTACCTTGTCAAAGGTGGCGTAGTGGTCCATGACGATCTTCTGCACAAAATCATTGAATCGGTTGTTGAGGCTGACAAACTTCCTCATGGTGGCGCTGGGCAGGAACCGGAGTGCCGGGATGAAGTCGGCGGGGTTGCCGCTGCCCACCACCTTGCCGAACTCGTTGCTGAGGTACACCAGGCCGACGAGCTCCTGGTCGTCGTGGTCGTAGCGGCGGCCGAAGCACATGCCGCAGATGACGTTGGCCACCGACACCACGATGTGGCGGAAGGGGTCGAAGCCGCCGTCGGCCTTCATGACGCTGTCGAGCCGTTTGATCAGATACTCGCCCTCCTTGCAGATGTGCTCCTCCAGCATGCAGGAGTACTCCGACGTGGTGCCGTCCAGCGTGGCGAAGGAGCGCAGGGCGCTGTAGGCCAGCTTCCTGCGAGCCCGCCAGACGCCGGCCTGGTCCGTGCTGAAGGAGAGACTCTTGCCGTCGTTGATGAAGCGGAAGCTGTACAGGTCGGGCCTTCCCGAGAAGTCCTCGCCTTGCTTGACCAGAGCCTGCCGGACCGTTTCGCTGCCGCTCAGCACCACCACGGGACGCATGCCGATCTGGATCTGGAACACGGGGCCGTAGCGTTTGCTCATGTCGGTGAGACTCAGGTAGGGTCTGCTGCCCATCTCCAGCATGTTCCCGATGACCGGCAAGGGTCTGGGCCCGGGGAGACGCTTGAGCCCCTCGGGAACGACCACGCGGAAAGACTTGAGCACCAGGTAGACCAGACATAGCGTGATACCGGCCGCCAAGCTCTCGGACACGGACACGGGTCCGAGATAGGGCATCGTCATTAGCGCCATGATTTCCTTGCTTCTAGAGCGCCTGGGAATTCAGAGGTGGAACATTAGGAGCAGAGAGTGGCTGTGTTGCGCAACATGCCCACTACCTGCTGCAGAGTGGGAATGATCATGCAAAGCGACGCATGCTGCTATATGACAAAAGGACTTAAGGGTAATTATCTGCAAAGACGCGGGAGATGTTTTTCAACCATGCTCAAACCTAACACGCCTCTCAGTCCCCTGAAAGTGTGGGCCAAATTTAGAGTGGGTATTTTTGCAAcgcgtgtgagaaatttcaagtcaggtCAATGCATGGGAGTCAAACCTTGTGGTTCGAGAAACAAGCAGAGGCAACGCAGAAGCGATGCATGTTTTGACAAAGGTTCACCCTTTTCTTTCTAGAAGACTGTGATCACAAGGTGTCACATGACCATACCTGGTTAAAGGTACGGCCGTGCAAAGTGATGCATTGTGCTGAATGGAGAACGATAGAGAAGGTGATTGAAATGATAAATACAAATAACAATCACTCTGGCAGCCTCCTGAATCAGACTTGCAGAAAGGGAGCTTACCTTAGTCCTGCAAATCAGCAACGTCACAAAGCAATTCACCCAATTGGTCCAAATATTGCCAAGCTGAGTCCAACTTTACGCTCCCCGCTTCCCCAAAAGAGAGAAAGGGCTCTTGCTTTATAGCGTGCTCCTCAACTTGATTGGCTGCAGCTCATGATGTAATCACCCTCCCTCCCTCCACCTTCTGTGTTTGTCATGAATGAAGTCTAGTGCACggaaaaggtgtgtgtgtgtgtgtgtgtgtgtgtgtgtgtgtgtgtgtgtgtgtgcgtgcgtgtgtgcgtgtgtgtgtgtgcgcttatTTCGAAACAGTAATAGTACATAAAAGCGGTCTGCAACAAAGTTTTTACGGCCTTTAAGGGCGTTTTATATTGTTGGTAAGGTCTTAATAGGCAGTCATTGGCCGCTCTAATTTCCAAGACTACAAACGGCGGCAGTGATAATAACTTCAAGAGCTTTACATGCAGTCTGATTTTctagtataattatatatatatatatatatatatatatatatatatatatatatatatatatatatatgtgtgtacatgtatatatatatatatatgtgtgtatgtgtgtatatatatatatatatatatatatatatatatatatatatatatatatatatatatatatatatatatatatatatatatattaaaggtgtccgataatatcggccgataaatgcgttaaaatgtaatatcggaaattattggtatcgttttttttatcggtattgtttttcttgttttttcttgtttttttttgttttttttattagatcgacataaaaaacacaagatacacttacaattagtgcaccaacccataaaacctccctcccccattttacactcattcacactcattcacacaaaagggttgtttctttctgttattaatattgtggttcctacattatatatcaatatatatcaatacagtctgcaagggatacagtccgtaagcacacatgattgtgcgtgctgctgctccactaatagtactaacctttttacagttaattttactaattttcataaattactagtttctatgtaactgatttatattgttttactttcttttttattcaagaaaatgtttttaatttatttatcttattttattttattaatttttttttaaagtaccttatcttcaccatacctaattgtccaaattaggcgtaataatgtgttaattccacgactgtatatatcggttgatatcggtatcggttgatatcggtatcagtaattaaagagttggacaatatcggaatatcggatatcggcaaaaagccactatcggacatccctaatatatatgtatatatatatatatatatatatatatatatatatatatatatatatatatatatatatatatatatatatatatatatatatatatatatatatatatatatatatatatatatatatatacatactgtatatatatgtgaattaggtacacctgcagtctgcaggtgtacctaatgttgtggccctgcagttattcacaactcctccaacacgaacattattgtttttgcactttttggcttcttatgaaataacttttttaaatagattcaatcttgcacgtggaaagtttaagtgtgggctttagttgatataacactcccgtcaggggttgcattctacggcgggggtgcaggaggcgggattactgcgagcctcagccagtgcgtcttttgcagccgttttatgatcgctcagcacaaaaaatacgttacacacatacagttgttgacaaaatacactgtacattatatacctcagctaactaaactatggaaatgtataatatagttcatatagcaaaacggtctcactgcacagcaggccagcagttagccgagtccgcaatccatggtgaggcacaacgcagtgacgtgcctcaactggctgctgttcaccgcaccgtctcgtctcagtatttgaacggcaaatgtgaaaattcagcgattttgaataaaaataatctaaaactggtgaagttaaatggaaaataactttatagtataatcactggatacatataacaatttaataagatttttttctttttacattttatttctttccatgatggcaggtgaggccccgcctcacctgcctctagtgactgcacgtcattgagttttgatgccttcagggacaatctacaatgtaaatagtcatgaaaataaagaaaacgcattgaatgagaagatatatatatatatatatatatatatatatatatatatatatatatatatatatatatatatatatatatatatatatatgcagtacaggccaaaagtttggacacaccttctcattcaatgcgttttctttattttcatgactatttacattgtagattgtcactgaaggcatcaaaactatgaatgaacacatgtggagttatgtacttaacaataaaaggtgaaataactgaaaacatgttttatattctagtttcttcaaaatagccactctttgctctgattactgttttgcacactctgggCATTCTCTCgaggagcttcaagaggtagtcacctgaaatgattttcacttcacaggtgtcatagttttgatgccttcagtgacaatctacaatgtaaatagtcatgaaaataaagaaaacgcattgaaatgagaaggcgtgtccaaacttttggcctgtactgtgtatatataaatatatatatatatatatatacatatacaaatattttcaaatattatatataatattacaggataatatgatgataaaatatatgtatacaaatatcttctagtattatatataatattatataaaaacatattttactatAATTGAcacatttgaaatgtgaactctgCACATTACTAAAGACTGACTCTGCTCATTTCTTTACAGTAATCCCTTCCAATGAGTCTTTTTGAATGCAAAACAAATCTCGGTGTAACTTTTCGGTAGCATTTTGGCTCAAAGGGAGGGAAGTGTCCAGAATCCAACCATGCACGTGGAGTCTAGCGGAGGTTTCTGTGTGACAACATCTACCACCCAAGCAGCGTTAAGTCCTGATAAAGCAGTCGAATGCCATTGCGTGCTAGTACCTGTTAGTGGGAGTTAAACATTGACCAGTTGCGTGAGAGCGCAGTGATCAAACCCTCACCTCCCCTTTGAGGTAACCTTGctggggggtggagggggggggcgaTACGACTGTAAGTGTAGACTAGTTCAACACCAGCAGCTTTTTTTCCCTTCTACATTCACTGTAACCTGCATGCAATCATATGTAGCAATAATACAATTGTATTATTTCAATTTAACCTGATGTCAGTATCTTCACTAATGTTGTTTTTCTCCTAAAATACAATTGTtggtttacaaaaaaaatgtaatgttaagacataatattaaaaatattctTCTGGAATAATTAAGCATCTACTTAAACCCAAGGTGCAAGATAGAGTcgcaatatttataaaaaaatatgtgtttcaAAATGATGACCATGTTACGAGAAAGGTAGGAATGTTGCATATATTTAGTCTCAACCTTTCTGGTTTAAAGTCATGCTGTTACAAGAAAAAGTAAGAAAAAAGAAAGACGTCGGAATGTTACGAAATGTTATTTGTTATGTAACAATGTCCTTGTCGCAAGGAAAGGTTGGAATGTTACCTGTCACACGTTACGGGGAAAAAATAAGACATTTAATTTCTGATTTCACATCATTGTCATCGTAATGTTGCAAGAAAAGGTCGTAATGTTACGTGTCACGCAttaagtcgtaatgttacaaaataaaagtcacgctgtaattaaaaaaaatgaactgtgtgaaatttaatttgtaaTGACACAATATTATCTTTGTCATGTTACAATAAAAGGTGGGAATGTTACATGTCACACATTAGGTCGTAATGTTACTAGATTGAAGTCATGCTGTTACAAAAAAAGTTAGAATAATACGAAATTTAATTTCTAATGTTACATTATTCTCATCGTAATGTTATATGAAAAGGTGGAAATGTTACACGTCACAcattaagtcgtaattttacaggattaaagtaATGATGTTACAAAAAGAAAAGTCGTAATGTTGCAAAATGTATTTGTAATGTCACAATATTCACGTCATAATGTTGTCACATATTAAGTCGTAATGTTGCTGGATTAGAGTTATGCTGTTACAAGAAAAATGTTGGAATGTTTTTCATTTGTAATGTTACAATATTCTCATCGTAATGTTATGACAACATTTTGGAATTTTACAAATTACACATTAAGTCGTAACGTTGCTGGATTAAAATCACACTGTTACAAGAAAAATGTTGGAGCGTTATTGAATTTTCAATGTTACAAAATTCCTAGGTAATGTTACAAGAAAATGTTGGAATGTTACACTTCCCACAATAACTCATAATGTTACTATAAGTCATgctattatgaaaaaaaaattaacggtAATACATTTGATTTTGTAATGTTACAATATTCTCATCATAATGTTACAACAAAAGGTTGGAACGTTGCATGGCGCACATTAATTTGTGATAATTAAAGTCATGCTGTAACAAGAAAAAAGTCGGAACGCTACTAAATTTAATTTGTAATGTTACAATATTCTCATCATAAAAGGTTGGACTGATACATGTCACACTTTAGGTCGGAAAGTTACTGGCTTCAAGTCATGctgttacaagaaaaaaagtcgGAGCGTTACAAAATATCAATTTGTAATGTTACAGGATTCTCATCATAAATGTTACATGTCACACATTACGTcgtaatgttacaagaaaagaaagaaaaacgtCGGAATGTTACTGGATTAAAGTCATGCTGTTACAAGAAAAAACAACATTTCATTTGTGATGTTACAATACTCTCACCATAAAATGACAACAAAAGGTTGTAATGTTACATGTCACACGTTAAACCATAATGTTCCTGGATTCAAGTCATGTTGTTACAAAAATGATTTGAACGGTAAGAAATGTCATTtgtaatgttacattattatcaTGGTAATGTTACAACAAAAAGGTTGGAATGTTACATTAAGTCGCCATGTTACTAGACTTAAGTCATGCTGTTACAAGAAGAATGTTGGAATTTGTAATGGTACATATTCTCGGCaccttcttttatttttataacctgcgtgaggattatgattaattcttcatccaaacgagAATACACAAACATCccgtcagtcggcatcccagtgagagcagacatcatacagtaagtgattgttttattatgttggtagtTTGTAAAtactgtttagcac
This is a stretch of genomic DNA from Nerophis lumbriciformis linkage group LG06, RoL_Nlum_v2.1, whole genome shotgun sequence. It encodes these proteins:
- the cyp1a gene encoding cytochrome P450 1A1, giving the protein MALMTMPYLGPVSVSESLAAGITLCLVYLVLKSFRVVVPEGLKRLPGPRPLPVIGNMLEMGSRPYLSLTDMSKRYGPVFQIQIGMRPVVVLSGSETVRQALVKQGEDFSGRPDLYSFRFINDGKSLSFSTDQAGVWRARRKLAYSALRSFATLDGTTSEYSCMLEEHICKEGEYLIKRLDSVMKADGGFDPFRHIVVSVANVICGMCFGRRYDHDDQELVGLVYLSNEFGKVVGSGNPADFIPALRFLPSATMRKFVSLNNRFNDFVQKIVMDHYATFDKENIRDITDSLIDHCEDRKLDENSNIQVSDGKIVGIVNDLFGAGFDTVSTALSWAVMYLVAYPEIQERLHQELKNKVGLHRNPLLSDKSSLPLLDAFILEVFRHSSFVPFTIPHCTTKDTSLNGFFIPKDTCVFINQWQINHDPELWDEPSSFDPDRFMSADGTELNKVDGEKVMIFSLGKRRCIGQVIAQQEVFLFLAILVQKLRFHAAPGEAVDMTPEYGLTMKHKCCQVRAAMRQRDEQ